The Miscanthus floridulus cultivar M001 chromosome 17, ASM1932011v1, whole genome shotgun sequence genome has a window encoding:
- the LOC136517888 gene encoding cysteine-rich receptor-like protein kinase 10, which translates to MAMTRTTTMLCRLFASAAVLLLVFHHVPLAIGQPLPWQLCNYTSVNYTENSAYQANIRLLERPVRLLVSARAYQSVNGVFLSQRINISQAYQPNQPANVLPNNASSCPALFATGTAGTGPDVVYALALCRGDTNASTCASCVSAAFLYAQQLCPLTKGATMFNDPCIVRYADWDFLANTTDNRGNFIAWSFDNVSSSAAAAFDAASGRLVNATADYAATNSARRFGTGELPFDQTYPMIYSLAQCTPDMTAADCRTCLGNIIRTFTPKYFTGKHGGRVFGVRCNFRFETYQFFSGRPLLQLQGPPGPPPPPPPQPQPPVTGQGRRDRTGLVLAIALPLAAAILIAVAVTYFCFRSRKTEAQQDSGKPYSTNPDNIQSIDSLLLDLSTLRAATDNFAESNKLGEGGFGAVYKGVLPDGLEIAVKRLSLGSRQGVEELKTELVLLAKLQHKNLVRLVGVCLAEHEKILVYEYMPNRSLDTILFDSMKSKELDWGKRLKIITGVARGLQYLHEESQLKIVHRDLKPSNVLLDSDYNPKISDFGLAKLFEMDQSQGVTSHIAGTYGYMAPEYAMQGQYSVKSDVFSLGVLILEIVTGRKISSLDNSEESVDLLSLVWEHWSTGTIEELLDPFLLGRRAPPDQMSKLINIGLLCVQDSPADRPTMSSVNVMLSSNTVSLQVPSRPTFCVQEMEGNSHLYSDAYNRALKLQSTDKSKATIMSTNEVSLTELEPR; encoded by the exons ATGGCGATGACGAGGACGACAACCATGCTCTGCCGCCTCTTTGCCTCTGCTGCCGTTCTTCTTCTCGTCTTCCACCACGTTCCACTCGCTATCGGACAGCCGTTGCCGTGGCAGCTCTGCAACTACACCTCTGTAAACTACACGGAGAACAGCGCCTACCAGGCAAACATCCGTCTGCTCgaacggcctgttcgcttgttggtttcagccagagcttatcagtcagtcaacggtgttttcctctcacaacgaaTCAACATCAGTCAAGCTTATCAGCCTAATCAACCAGCGAACGTGCTCCCAAACAACGCGTCGTCGTGTCCAGCTCTCTTCGCCACCGGCACCGCAGGCACGGGGCCGGACGTGGTCTACGCTCTTGCGCTCTGCCGCGGCGACACCAACGCCTCCACATGCGCGAGCTGCGTCTCCGCAGCGTTCCTGTACGCGCAGCAGCTCTGCCCGCTAACGAAAGGAGCGACCATGTTCAACGACCCCTGCATCGTACGGTACGCCGACTGGGACTTCCTGGCCAACACCACCGACAACAGGGGGAATTTTATCGCCTGGAGCTTCGACAACGTCAGCTCGTCAGCGGCAGCAGCGTTCGATGCTGCCTCCGGCCGGCTCGTCAACGCAACCGCTGACTACGCGGCCACGAACTCGGCCAGGCGCTTCGGCACAGGTGAACTGCCGTTTGACCAGACTTACCCCATGATTTACTCGCTGGCGCAGTGCACGCCGGACATGACGGCGGCGGACTGCCGGACATGCCTTGGGAACATCATCAGGACGTTCACGCCCAAGTATTTCACCGGGAAGCATGGCGGGAGAGTTTTCGGAGTGCGCTGCAACTTCCGATTTGAGACATATCAGTTCTTCTCTGGCCGCCCGCTACTACAACTCCAGGGGCCGCCcgggccaccgccaccgccaccgccacagcCACAGCCACCGGTGACTGGCCAAG GGAGAAGAGATAGAACAGGACTGGTCTTGGCCATTGCATTGCCTTTAGCTGCTGCAATATTAATAGCTGTCGCGGTGACGTATTTTTGTTTTCGGAGTAGAAAAACAGAAGCACAACAGGACTCTGGAAAACCAT ATTCTACTAATCCAGACAACATCCAAAGCATCGATTCGCTCCTTCTTGACCTATCCACCCTACGGGCAGCAACGGATAACTTCGCTGAAAGCAATAAGCTTGGCGAAGGAGGGTTCGGAGCGGTTTATAAG GGAGTCCTTCCTGATGGCCTAGAAATTGCAGTGAAGAGGCTCTCGCTTGGCTCCAGACAGGGAGTGGAAGAGCTGAAAACAGAGCTAGTATTACTCGCCAAGCTTCAACACAAGAACCTTGTGAGGCTCGTAGGCGTTTGTTTGGCAGAACACGAGAAAATACTTGTGTATGAATACATGCCAAACAGGAGCCTCGACACCATACTTTTTG ATTCTATGAAAAGCAAAGAGCTAGATTGGGGGAAGAGACTCAAGATTATAACCGGAGTTGCTCGAGGCTTGCAATATCTCCATGAAGAGTCTCAACTCAAGATAGTTCATCGAGACCTCAAACCAAGCAATGTGCTACTCGACTCTGATTACAATCCAAAGATATCTGACTTTGGCTTAGCAAAGCTCTTCGAGATGGACCAATCCCAAGGTGTCACTAGTCATATCGCTGGAACATA TGGATACATGGCACCTGAATACGCGATGCAAGGGCAGTATTCTGTGAAGTCAGATGTTTTCAGTCTTGGTGTTTTGATTTTGGAGATAGTCACAGGGAGGAAAATCAGTAGCTTGGATAACTCGGAGGAATCAGTTGACCtcttaagtctt GTATGGGAGCACTGGAGCACAGGAACAATCGAAGAATTGCTGGATCCATTCCTGCTGggccgccgagctcctccagATCAGATGTCGAAGCTCATCAACATCGGGCTGCTGTGTGTTCAGGACAGCCCTGCAGATAGGCCGACGATGTCATCTGTAAACGTCATGCTTAGCAGCAACACAGTCTCGCTCCAGGTCCCGTCCAGGCCTACATTTTGCGTTCAGGAGATGGAAGGCAACTCGCACCTTTACTCGGATGCGTATAACAGGGCACTGAAGTTGCAGTCCACCGACAAATCAAAAGCAACGATAATGTCGACGAATGAGGTTTCGCTCACAGAGCTTGAACCAAGATGA
- the LOC136517890 gene encoding transcription repressor OFP8-like has translation MDCSSRSGGRRLKDRLTQLFLRPANTFLRSPCSSSSSNSTVFTATAAAAATTISISSTSSSTTAGSYTSAAPLSRAEPFSAALGRLRRPPPETESMRSNKEQRSTSSRHSGPRRFNNAVDKGSVRTLSSNPYGFTSSGEEDDGTDGYGDDDDTETFLSSRSLMSSDSSGFYAYRKLLQPPSKNKSHLCRQRRRRRCCRRPSASCVETCGAGAVREPRFRPLVAMETATATAAAVEQVRKGLAVVKRSRDPYGDFRESMVEMIMGRQVFGAAELERLLRSYLSLNAPRFHPVILQAFSDVWVVLHGG, from the coding sequence ATGGACTGCAGCAGCAGAAGTGGTGGCCGGCGGCTAAAGGACCGCCTCACCCAGCTGTTCCTCCGCCCGGCCAACACTTTCCTCCGCTCCCCCTGCAGCTCATCCTCGTCAAACTCCACGGTTTTTACagccacggccgccgccgccgccacaacgATATCGATCTCTTCCACTTCCAGTTCCACCACCGCAGGCAGCTACACCAGTGCCGCCCCCCTTTCCCGCGCCGAGCCTTTCTCAGCCGCTCTCGGCCGCCTCCGCCGCCCTCCTCCCGAGACCGAGAGCATGCGCAGCAACAAGGAGCAGAGGAGCACCTCCTCCCGCCACAGCGGTCCGCGGCGCTTCAACAACGCCGTCGACAAAGGCAGCGTCCGGACGCTCTCGTCCAACCCCTACGGCTTCACCTCTTCTGGAGAGGAGGACGATGGCACCGACGGttacggcgacgacgacgacacggAGACTTTCTTGTCCTCAAGAAGCCTCATGTCCTCCGACTCCTCTGGCTTCTACGCGTACAGGAAGCTGCTGCAGCCGCCATCCAAGAACAAGAGCCACCTGTGCCGccagaggaggcggcggcgttGCTGTCGGCGGCCATCGGCGAGCTGCGTGGAGACGTGCGGCGCCGGAGCCGTGAGGGAGCCGCGGTTCCGTCCTCTGGTGGCGATGGAAACAGCGACGGCCACCGCTGCGGCGGTGGAGCAGGTACGGAAGGGGCTGGCGGTGGTGAAGCGGTCACGGGACCCATACGGCGACTTCCGGGAGTCGATGGTGGAGATGATCATGGGGCGTCAGGTGTTCGGCGCGGCGGAGCTGGAGCGGCTGCTGCGGTCGTACCTGTCGCTCAACGCGCCGCGCTTCCACCCCGTCATCCTCCAGGCGTTCTCCGACGTCTGGGTCGTCCTCCACGGCGGCTAG